A DNA window from Paralichthys olivaceus isolate ysfri-2021 chromosome 11, ASM2471397v2, whole genome shotgun sequence contains the following coding sequences:
- the arcn1b gene encoding coatomer subunit delta produces the protein MVLLAAAVCTKAGKAIVSRQFVEMTRTRIEGLLAAFPKLMNTGKQHTFVETDSVRYVYQPLEKLYMVLITTKNSNILEDLETLRLFSRVIPEYCRVLEESEISEHCFDLIFAFDEIVALGYRENVNLAQIRTFTEMDSHEEKVFRAVRETQEREAKAEMRRKAKELQQARRDAERSGKKVPAFGGFGSGGMTSVSSGSIITDTIVEPEKPKITPSTARPSGPSKALKLGAKGKEVDNFVDKLKSEGETIISNTGKRGSDVSKVLPPPVNVESVHLRVEEKISLTCGRDGGLQNMELLGMVTLRVTDDKNGRIRLIINNNDNKGLQLQTHPNVDKKLFTAESVIGLKNPEKSFPLNNDVGVLKWRLQTTDESLIPLTINCWPSESATGCDVNIEYELQEESLELNDVVISIPVPSGVGAPVIGDLDGEYKHDSRRNILEWCLPVIDSNNKTGSLEFSIAGQPNDFFPVNVSFVSKRNYCDIQVTKVTQVDGDISTRFSSETSFVVDKYEIL, from the exons ATG GTGCTGTTGGCAGCGGCGGTGTGCACCAAGGCCGGCAAGGCCATTGTATCGCGGCAGTTTGTGGAAATGACCCGGACTCGTATAGAGGGTCTCCTGGCTGCATTCCCCAAACTGATGAACACGGGCAAACAGCACACCTTTGTGGAAACAGACAGTGTTCGCTATGTGTATCAGCCTCTTGAGAAACTCTACATGGTCCTCATCACCACCAAGAACAGCAACATCCTTGAGGACTTGGAGACGCTCAGACTCTTCTCCCGTGTG aTCCCAGAATACTGTCGTGTGCTGGAGGAGAGTGAAATATCGGAGCACTGTTTTGACCTGATCTTTGCCTTCGATGAGATTGTGGCATTAGGCTACAGAGAGAACGTCAACCTGGCTCAGATCCGCACCTTCACAGAGATGGACTCCCATGAGGAGAAGGTGTTCCGTGCTGTCAGAGAG ACCCAAGAAAGAGAAGCTAaggcagagatgaggaggaaggccaaggagctgcagcaggcgAGGAGGGATGCTGAGCGCTCCGGAAAGAAGGTGCCTGCTTTCGGCGGCTTCGGCAGCGGTGGCATGACCAGTGTCTCCTCAGGGTCCATCATCACAGACACCATCGTCGAGCCGGAGAAACCCAAGATCACCCCCAGTACAGCCAG accAAGCGGACCCAGTAAGGCTCTGAAACTGGGTGCTAAAGGGAAAGAGGTGGACAACTTTGTGGACAAGCTGAAGTCTGAGGGTGAAaccatcatttccaacacaggAAAGAGAGGCTCAGATGTATCTAAGGTTCTGCCTCCGCCAGTCAACGTAGAGAG CGTACATCTGCGTGTGGAGGAGAAGATCTCGCTGACTTGTGGTCGTGACGGCGGCCTACAGAACATGGAGTTGCTGGGCATGGTGACGCTCCGAGTCACGGATGACAAGAATGGACGCATTCGCCTCATCATCaataacaatgacaacaaaGGGTTGCAGCTGCAA ACACATCCCAATGTGGACAAGAAGTTGTTCACAGCAGAGTCTGTGATTGGCCTGAAGAATCCAGAGAAGTCCTTCCCTCTCAACAACGATGTTGGCGTGCTGAAGTGGAGACTACAGACCACAGACGAGTCCCTCATACCGCTAACCA taaaCTGCTGGCCTTCAGAGAGTGCTACCGGCTGTGATGTCAACATTGAGTacgagctgcaggaggagagtcTCGAGCTCAATGACGTCGTCATCAGCATCCCCGTTCC GTCAGGGGTGGGAGCTCCAGTTATCGGTGATTTGGACGGAGAGTACAAACATGACAGCAGGCGAAACATCTTGGAGTGGTGCCTACCTGTCATTGATTCCAACAACAAGACCGGCAGTCTGGAGTTCAGCATCGCCGGACAGCCCAATGACTTCTTTCCTGTCAACGTGTCCTTTGTGTCCAAGCGCAACTACTGTGACATCCAG GTTACCAAAGTGACTCAAGTAGATGGCGACATCTCCACTAGATTTTCTTCAGAAACCTCCTTCGTCGTCGACAAATACGAAATCCTGTAA